GCCAGGCGTTCTTTCACACGCTGCGGAGCGCGGCCCGCAGTTTGTCGAGCATCGGCGGCACGGCGGTCAGGGGGTCGGCGTCCTCCTCGTACTCCAGCGCGACATAGCCGCGGTAGCCCGCGTCGCGGAGGATGCCCGCGATGCGGGCAAAGTCGGCCTCCCCCTTCTTGCCGTCCACGTTCACGGCCGCCTTCACCTGCACGTTCAGCGCCTTCGGCGCGAGCTGGGCCATGTTCGCGTAGGGGTCTCCGTGGAAGTTCCCCGTGTCGAGGTTTACGCCGAGCCATTCGTGGTTGACCGTGTCCAAAATGCGCAGCACGTCGTCGGCGGTCTCCGTGAGGTAGCCGTGGTTCTCGATGGCGAGAAAGACGCCCCGGGACCCGGCATAGTCGCAGGCCTCCCGGATGCCCGCCACGGCGCGGTCAAAGGCCGCCGCCCGGTCCGTCTTCTTGTCCTCGCGGCCTGCGAAGATGCGGATGACCGGCGCGCCGATCTCGACGGCGTTGCCGATCCAGCGCTTCATGTCGGCCATTTCCCGCGCGCGGTCGTCCCCCTCGGGCAGGCAGAAGTTGTTGCCCACGGCGGTGCCCGAAATCTCGACCCCCAGCCGGAAGGCCTTCGCCTTGAGCGAGTGCAGATACGCGGGCTCCTCCGAACTGAAGTAGTACGACGTCGGCTCAAAGGCGTCCAGCCCCCAGTCCGGACACCGGTCCAGCAGGTCATGCAGGGTCATGGCGCCCTTCTTCTCCCCGCGCGGCAGCAGGTCGCGGAACGAGTAGGCCGCCAGACTGAGGCGCAGGGGGGCCTTTCCGGCGGCCTCCGCGGCCCGCGCGGGTTTCGGGCTCACCG
The Candidatus Hydrogenedentota bacterium genome window above contains:
- a CDS encoding sugar phosphate isomerase/epimerase, with the translated sequence MKTTRRQLLAGGGALACALAVSPKPARAAEAAGKAPLRLSLAAYSFRDLLPRGEKKGAMTLHDLLDRCPDWGLDAFEPTSYYFSSEEPAYLHSLKAKAFRLGVEISGTAVGNNFCLPEGDDRAREMADMKRWIGNAVEIGAPVIRIFAGREDKKTDRAAAFDRAVAGIREACDYAGSRGVFLAIENHGYLTETADDVLRILDTVNHEWLGVNLDTGNFHGDPYANMAQLAPKALNVQVKAAVNVDGKKGEADFARIAGILRDAGYRGYVALEYEEDADPLTAVPPMLDKLRAALRSV